From the Candidatus Edwardsbacteria bacterium genome, the window AGCCCAAAATCAAATCAAAACAATCTTTGAGGCGGTAAAAGATATGAATACCGAGAAAGTCACCACCCGGACCCTGCTTAAGATGAAGAAAAAGGGCGAAAAGATCGCCTGTCTTACGGCTTATGATTATCTGACGGCCAAAATGGTGGACGAGGCCGGAATAGATCTGATCCTGGTGGGAGACTCGGTAGCCATGGTCTTTGCCGGATACGAAAACACCCTGCCGATAACCATGGAGGCCATGCTCTATCATACCGCCGCGGTCAAGCGGGGCGTCAAGCGGGCCATGGTGGTGGCCGACATGCCGTTCCTCTCCTACCAGACCTCGATATCCAATGCCGCCCAGAATGCCGGACAATTTTTAAAGGAGTCCGGAGCCGAGGCGGTCAAGATCGAGGGCGGCCGGGTAGCGGCGCCCATCGTCAAGAACCTGGTGGAGCGCGGCATCCCGGTGATGGGCCATCTGGGGTTGACCCCTCAGTCCATCCACAAGTTCGGAGGCTACCAGCTGCAGGCCAAGGACAAGGAATCGGCCGAGCGGCTGATGGCGGCGGCCAAGGCTCTGGAGAACGCCGGCTGTTTCGCCATCGTGCTGGAGAAGATCCCCTATCAGGTGGCCCAGAAGGTCAGTCAGGAGCTGACCATTCCCACCATCGGCATAGGGGCCGGGCCTTATTGCGATGGGCAGATATTGGTGGTGGACGACATGGAGGGCCGCTACGAGGGCTTCGAGGCCAAGTTCGTCCGCAGGTATGCCGACCTGGCCGGGCAGATGAGGACGGCCTTCAAGGCCTACCACAAGGACGTCAAGGAAAAGTCCTTCCCCTCGCTGGACGAGAGTTTTTCCCAGGAGTAGATAATTTAACCGCGAAGATGTCAAGGACGCAAAGGCTTCTTTTAAATGGAAAGTACTTTGCAAACAGCAAAGGCGCGAAGGACGTATAGATTTATGAAAAAAATACAAATAATAACTATATTTGCTTTTTTATCTGCAACAAGTCATGCCTTGATTTGGGAAAAGACGATTACGAGTTATCCAGATGGTGCGAAAAAACAAGTTGAAGTATATCACCATGAGATTAAGTTAAATGAAATCCTCTTTAGTCCTAAGGGCGACACTATTTTATTTAAAGACTATTTTTGGTGCACCTTGCCTTTCGGGAAGTGGAAGAAATATTCTAAAAATAATATAGTTTCCGACAGTGGTAGCTTTATTATCGGCGAAAAGGAATCGTATTTTATTGATAAAAAAATAAAGGGCAAATATTGTGAATATTACCATAATGGGAAAATAAAAATCAAAACCTATTTTAAAAATCGTTTTATAACAGATGAATGGAAAAGTTTTTATGAAAATGGTAATGTAGAATTAATAGGTTTACCGGAAAATGCAAATAGTTTTATTAACTGGGTTGGTTATGATACTTTAGGCACAATGTTATTTGCCAACAAGGTGGTTGATAAATATGAATATCATTGGACCTATGATAATAATGGTAATCCTAAATACGAGAGAATTTATAAAGATGGTAGAAGGATAATATATCGTTGTTATTACGATAACTTAAGAATAGAAGAAGAAATTCTGTCGCCTGTCGATACGTTATGGATGTTTACATATTATCATTCCAATGGGATTATCAATCATTTAAAAACAGAAATAAATGAACACGAACAAGGAAAGAGTATATCATATTATGAAAATGGTGGCATTAAATCTACTGGGAGTATGAATGGTTTTCAGTTTGCAGGATTATGGACATGGTACTACGATAATGGGAAAATACAAAAGCAGATTGATTTTGACAGTTTGGGTGGGCTAAATGGTAGATACGTTGAGTACTATCGTAACGGTAAAATTAAAACAGATGCTCATTTTAGCCAAAAGATGCTTGATAAAGATTTCAAAGAGTATGATGAAGAAGGAAAGATTACACGATTAATAAAATGCCCTGCCCAATCAAGACTTTATAATTTTAGTATAGGTAGGTCTGGCCCAGATAAAATTCAACTTATTATTAAAAAAAGTGAAAAGTAAACCGATTTTGCGAACTTAGCGTCTTCGGGGTTCAAAAATGAAAATAAGTAAAACTATAAAACAACTCCGGCAGGCCATCGCTCTGCAGGAAAAACAGGGTAGGCGAATAGGTTTTGTGCCCACCATGGGGGCCTTGCATGAGGGGCATCTATCGCTGATACGTTTAGCGAAGAAACATTCTGACTTCGTAGTTGTCTCGATTTTTGTCAATCCCACCCAGTTCGGGCCAAAAGAAGATTACAAGAAATATCCCCGCGACCTGAAAAAAGATGCGGCATTATGCAAAACAGCCGGGGCCGATCTGATATTTTCGCCAAGTCCTGAAGAGATATATCCTAAAAATTTTTCCACTTATATCAACGTGGAGGGCCTGACCCAGGGGCTGTGCGGGGCCTCGCGCCCCGGTCATTTTCGTGGCGTGGCTACGGTGGTGGTTAAATTGTTCAACATAGTTCAGCCGGACGCGGCGGTCTTCGGGCAGAAGGACGCCCAGCAGTTGGCGGTGATAAGGCAAATGACGAAGGACCTGGACCTGCCGGTAAAAATAATTGGCGCACCGATAGTGCGGGAGCGTGACGGGCTGGCCATGAGTTCGCGCAATGCGTATCTGACAATGGAAGAAAGGGCGGAGGCGCCGGCGCTGTATAGGTCTCTTCAATTGGCGGGAAGTATGGTAAAAAGCGGAAAGCGAAAAGCGGATAGCGTGAAACGTGAAATAGCGAAATTGTTATACCGTGATGCGCCGCTGGGGGAGATAGATTATATCGAGATAGTGGATAACGAGACATTAAGGCCGGTAAAGGTAATTCAAAAAAATACTTTGATCGCTTTAGCTGTGAAGTTTCCGAATGCAAGATTAATTGATAATATCGTACTTGCCTGATGATGGGATGAATTTATTCTGTCATTGCGAGAAAACTTCAAGGCAGAGCAGACGAAGCAATCTAGGCAATAGGGGATTGCTTCATCAGTCAGATAAAAGTCGGTTCG encodes:
- the panB gene encoding 3-methyl-2-oxobutanoate hydroxymethyltransferase, which produces MNTEKVTTRTLLKMKKKGEKIACLTAYDYLTAKMVDEAGIDLILVGDSVAMVFAGYENTLPITMEAMLYHTAAVKRGVKRAMVVADMPFLSYQTSISNAAQNAGQFLKESGAEAVKIEGGRVAAPIVKNLVERGIPVMGHLGLTPQSIHKFGGYQLQAKDKESAERLMAAAKALENAGCFAIVLEKIPYQVAQKVSQELTIPTIGIGAGPYCDGQILVVDDMEGRYEGFEAKFVRRYADLAGQMRTAFKAYHKDVKEKSFPSLDESFSQE
- the panC gene encoding pantoate--beta-alanine ligase, yielding MKISKTIKQLRQAIALQEKQGRRIGFVPTMGALHEGHLSLIRLAKKHSDFVVVSIFVNPTQFGPKEDYKKYPRDLKKDAALCKTAGADLIFSPSPEEIYPKNFSTYINVEGLTQGLCGASRPGHFRGVATVVVKLFNIVQPDAAVFGQKDAQQLAVIRQMTKDLDLPVKIIGAPIVRERDGLAMSSRNAYLTMEERAEAPALYRSLQLAGSMVKSGKRKADSVKREIAKLLYRDAPLGEIDYIEIVDNETLRPVKVIQKNTLIALAVKFPNARLIDNIVLA